The following proteins are encoded in a genomic region of Nomascus leucogenys isolate Asia chromosome 17, Asia_NLE_v1, whole genome shotgun sequence:
- the FAM174C gene encoding uncharacterized membrane protein C19orf24 homolog yields the protein MGPRVLQPPLLLLLLLALLLAALPCGAEEASPPRPAQVTPSPPLAVTNGSQPGAPHNSTHARPPAASGSALTRSFYVILGFCGLTALYFLIRAFRLKKPQRRRYGLLANTEDPTEMASLDSDEETVFESRNLR from the exons ATGGGGCCGCGCGTGCTGCagccgccgctgctgctgctgctcctgctggcGCTGCTGCTGGCGGCGCTGCCGTGCGGTGCCGAAGAGGCCTCGCCGCCGCGCCCCGCGCAGGTCACGCCGTCGCCGCCGCTGGCCGTGACGAACGGGAGCCAGCCGGGCGCGCCACACAACAGCACGCACGCGCGTCCGCCGGCGGCGTCGGGCTCGGCGCTGACGCGCTCCTTCTACGTGATCCTGGGCTTCTGCGGCCTGACCGCGCTCTACTTCCTGATCCGGGCGTTCAG GTTGAAGAAGCCTCAGCGGAGGCGATACGGCCTCCTTGCCAACACTGAGGACCCCACCGAGATGGCCTCGCTGGACAGCGACGAGGAGACGGTCTTTGAGTCCCGGAATCTGAGATG A
- the CIRBP gene encoding cold-inducible RNA-binding protein isoform X2, translating into MASDEGKLFVGGLSFDTNEQSLEQVFSKYGQISEVVVVKDRETQRSRGFGFVTFENIDDAKDAMMAMNGKSVDGRQIRVDQAGKSSDNRSRGYRGGSAGGRGFFRGGRGRGRGFSRGGGDRGYGGNRFESRSGGYGGSRDYYSSRSQSGGYSDRSSGGSYRDSYDSYG; encoded by the exons ATGGCATCAGATGAAGGCAAGCTTTTTGTTGGAGGGCTGAGTTTTGACACCAATGAGCAGTCGCTGGAGCAGGTCTTCTCAAAATATGGACAGATCTCTGAAG TGGTGGTTGTGAAAGACAGGGAGACCCAGAGATCTCGGGGATTTGGGTTTGTCACCTTTGAGAACATTGACGACGCTAAGGATGCCATGATGGCCATGAATGGGAAG TCTGTAGATGGACGGCAGATCCGAGTAGACCAGGCAGGCAAGTCGTCAGACAACCGATCCCGTGGGTACCGTGGTGGCTCCGCCGGGGGCCGGGGCTTCTTCCGCGGGGGCCGAGGACGGGGCCGTGGGTTCTCTAGAG GAGGAGGAGACCGAGGCTATGGGGGGAACCGGTTCGAGTCCAGGAGTGGGGGCTACGGAGGCTCCAGAGACTACTATAGCAG CCGGAGTCAGAGCGGTGGCTACAGTGACCGGAGCTCGGGCGGGTCCTATAGAGACAGTTACGACAGTTACG GTTGA
- the CIRBP gene encoding cold-inducible RNA-binding protein isoform X1 has protein sequence MASDEGKLFVGGLSFDTNEQSLEQVFSKYGQISEVVVVKDRETQRSRGFGFVTFENIDDAKDAMMAMNGKSVDGRQIRVDQAGKSSDNRSRGYRGGSAGGRGFFRGGRGRGRGFSRGGGDRGYGGNRFESRSGGYGGSRDYYSSRSQSGGYSDRSSGGSYRDSYDSYGKSHSEGAALLWPAVGARFTLAPSPSTLGWTLRPCHCACP, from the exons ATGGCATCAGATGAAGGCAAGCTTTTTGTTGGAGGGCTGAGTTTTGACACCAATGAGCAGTCGCTGGAGCAGGTCTTCTCAAAATATGGACAGATCTCTGAAG TGGTGGTTGTGAAAGACAGGGAGACCCAGAGATCTCGGGGATTTGGGTTTGTCACCTTTGAGAACATTGACGACGCTAAGGATGCCATGATGGCCATGAATGGGAAG TCTGTAGATGGACGGCAGATCCGAGTAGACCAGGCAGGCAAGTCGTCAGACAACCGATCCCGTGGGTACCGTGGTGGCTCCGCCGGGGGCCGGGGCTTCTTCCGCGGGGGCCGAGGACGGGGCCGTGGGTTCTCTAGAG GAGGAGGAGACCGAGGCTATGGGGGGAACCGGTTCGAGTCCAGGAGTGGGGGCTACGGAGGCTCCAGAGACTACTATAGCAG CCGGAGTCAGAGCGGTGGCTACAGTGACCGGAGCTCGGGCGGGTCCTATAGAGACAGTTACGACAGTTACGGTAAGTCACACTCTGAGGGCGCCGCGCTGCTGTGGCCTGCGGTGGGAGCTCGGTTCACCTTGGCGCCCTCTCCAAGCACTTTAGGCTGGACACTCAGACCTTGTCACTGTGCTTGCCCATAA